A stretch of DNA from Thermoplasmata archaeon:
GCAATTATTTATTACGCCGTGTATAATAACAAATTATATAAGCAAAAATGTAATTAAAGGGTGCGATGAGTAATATATTTGATTATGAATCTCTGTTAAAGAGAGCTAGAGAAAAAATGCCTACACTGACAACTTCAAATGATCGATTTCAGATACCTGAAGCAGATTTAATGATAGAAGGTAAAAACACAATATTTCGTAACTTTGTAGAAATAGCAAAAAAGATAGATAGAGATCCATCGCATCTTTCTAAATTTTTATTACGGGAACTTGGTACTGCCGGTATTTTACAAGGAGATAGACTGATATTTAAAGGAAAAGTATCACCTATAAATGTAAAATTAAAGATTAATGATTACATTAAAATTTATGTCTTGTGTTATGAGTGTGGCAGTCCAGATACAATGCTTAGAAAAGAAGATAGAATTGAGATATTAGTTTGTAAAGCTTGTGGCGCCAGTAGACCTGTCTCAGCTAAAATTGATATTCGAGTGCAGGAAGAAAAAATTGAAGAGGGAAAGATATATGACTTGGAAATATCTGATTTAAGTAGAGATGGTGATGGAATAGCCAGAAAGGGAGAATATATGATTTATGTGCCAGGATCAAAAAAAGGGCAGAAACTCAAAGTTAAAATTGAAAAAATAAAAAAGAATATTGGTTTTGGATCTATCGTGAAGTAGAGGTGAATTTCTAATGACATTATCAAAAATGGTTAAAGAACAGCTTAATAGCCCTTCTCCAATCAGGCAGATTATGAAAATTGCGGAGAGACAAAACATCATTAACATGGGATTAAATCCTGATGATCTAATTTCTTTTGGTGGTGGCTGGGTCAATCATTATTCTCCAGAAGAGCTCAGGGATAGTTACCTAAAAGTTGTAAACGATAAGGAAGAGTTCCATAAAAGTGGAGCTTACAGTGCGACATTGGGCACAAATGAGCTTAGAGATAAACTTAGAGAAATGGAATACAGTATTTACAGGATGAAAGTTAACTTGGAAAACATTATTATTGGAGCAAGTAGCACTCAGCTGACGATAGATCTATTCAGGACAATATTAGATCCTCGTGACAGTGTACTGTTTTTAGATCCAACATATGCCAATTATATGGGGCAAATTGGTTTTGTAGATCCAAGTATAAAAGTTAGATTTTTGCAAGTATTGGACCCAGAGTCATGGCGATATTTTGGAGACAAAAAACTGATTTTTGAAAGATTAGAAAAAGAGTTTGAAAATAACAGACCTAAGTTAATTCTATTTCCTTCCCCCGATAATCCGACGAGTCAGATACCAGATTATGATTTTGTAAAATCTGTTTTTAAAATAGCAAAAGATTATAATGCTTATGTCGCCATAGATACTGCTTACAAATCTCAGTATTTTTCAGAAAACTATCCTACTTATTTTTCTGATGGACCTCTAGATTATGAAAATTTAATACTTATTGAATCTAATTCTAAGTGGGGTAGAGGGTTGGGAAGAAGGTTGGGATGGGTTATCGCAGATTCAGAGATCATAAATGCCTTAGAACGTGTACAGCAGGCAACAGTACTTTGCCCAGATACGCTCCATCAAATGGCACTTTACAATTATTTAGACCAGAACATTAAGAATGGAAACCTAAACAAGTATCTTCAAAAATCAAGAGAAATGTATAAAAAGGCAGCTACGGTAACAGCAAAGGCTATAGAGCAAGAGATAGGTTACCCATACTTAAAACCTGAGGGTGGACTTTATACAGTGATGAAAGTACCTTATAATGGTGACAAATTTGTAATGGACGTGTTGAAAAATACGGGAGTTCTATTTATTCCGGGTGCTGGTTTTGGTAAAAGCCTTGAAAATGGAGTAAGAATTTCTTATGGGCCACTTGTGCTAAATACTTCTCTCATCGAAGAGGGAATGGAAAAAGTAGGTGCATATCTAAAAAAATGAAAGTTGTACTAGATACAAATATTTTATTACTTCCATTTACCACGAAAATTAATCTTGACACAGAGCTGAACAGGCTAAATTTTACAGAAATTTATGTACCAACTTGTGTGGTTGAAGAACTAAAGAAACTTGCAATAAAGAATAACAATGCTAAATCTGCATTGAACCTTATTCATAAATATAATAACGTCATAACCACTAAAAAAGGAGATTTAGGTGTTATAGAGGCATCAGAAAAGCTAAATGCTGCAGTAGCTACCAATGATAAAGAATTAAGAAGAATTTTAAAGGAGAAAAGTATTATAAGAGTCATACCAAGACAAAAATCATATCTGATGGTGGAAAAATGACATTTAAGGAATTGGATATATTAAAATATCTGGCTTTGAAAGGAGCAGATAAACAATTTATTACCATTACAACGAATGCCTGCGCAAAAGAAATGAATATAAGCCAGCAATCGTTTTCTAGAAAAATTCTGATATTAGACAAATATAAATATATCAGCAGGTCAATGGGCGTAAAATCACAAAAAATTAAAATTACTGAAGAAGGCTTAACAGTGCTTAAAAAAGAGATGATTGATTATATGAAAATATTTGAAATGAATAACAATATAGAACTTGAGGGAAAAGTAGTTTCTGGGCTTGGAGAAGGGTACTACTATATGAAAGAGAGGAATTATAGGGACCAGATCATTAAAAAACTTAATATAAAACCTTTTTTGGGCACTCTTAACGTTAAGGTAAACAGTGAGTATTTACCTAAACTAGAATTGATTAGAGCTGCCCAAGGCATAGTAATAGAAGGATTTAAAACTGAAGATAGATCATTCGGAGACGTAATAGCTTATCATGCTAAAATTGAAGAGATTAACGCGGCATTAATTATACCAGACAGAACTCATTATACGGATACAATCGAGATAATTTCCGCAATAAAATTAAGAGATTTTTTCAAACTGAAAGATGGGGATCAGATAAAAATAATAATAAATATATAAAGAAAAGTTAGTATTAGTAATCCTCCGATATTTAGATAGGAAATACGCGGACTGTTTTTGATAGATGCTTATATATAAGAAATAATTAAAACTTCCAAAGCAAAGCTTTATCATCACAAAAAAGTATTGAAAAACATTTTGGTGATTGCAGGTTTGTTTGCAACTATTTTTATCAGAACATATCATTGTGAAAACTGTGAATAGGGTTAGATAGAGATCTGAACACATCGCTAAACATGGCGAAGATAGAAACGTTAAAAGCAGGTTAGCGCAATCTGAATTTACGTTTGTGGAGATTGCAACATTCTGCTAGCATGAAATATATCCGTACACTCTTGGGCATAGGGGCAAGGAAACTCCGATACTTTAGCTGAGGAGTAGCTCAAATTATGTTTTTTAAGATATCTTGTTGATCCATTTCTCGTTCACAATATTTGCATTTTATCTTAATTGGTTTTGAGGATATTGTTATAAATTCAGGTTCTATTGGTTCATTTTGATTAGTAACACAGCTTGGATTGGAGCATTTTACAATACCTTTTAGTGATTTCGGTACCTGAACTCTGTATTTCTCTGTTACTTCATAGTTTTTTATAATGTTTACTGTAGCAGAAGTAGTAATCAAAGATATTTTATTTATTTCTTTTTCGCCAATGTATCTATCTTCTATCTTTACAATATCCTTAAATTTTTTGGACTTACTGCTTACATGCATTAAAATACTAATTGTAGATCCAATATCGTCTTCAATTCCCAATATCTTCAATACTTTCAGCGCGAAACCGCTATCTATATGATCTAGCACTATTCCGTTTTTTATTTTTTGAACTTTTAATGTTTGTTCATCCATATTTATCTAGCTCCCAGTACCATGCTCAAAAGTGCCATTCTTATAGGCACACCATTAGCCGCTTGCGTGAAATACTTTGCGTTAGGTAAAGCGTCAACGTCTGTACTTATCTCATTTATGCGAGGCAGTGGATGCATCACTATTACATTTTCCTTTGCTTTTTCTAACAATTTTCTATCTATTATATAAGATCCTGCAACTTTCTGGTACTCGTTTATGTCCCCAAAACGTTCTTTTTGAATTCTAGTAACATAAATTACATCTAGATCTTTTATTACTTCTTCAAGATTGTCAGTAACTATATGGTTAACTCTGTCTGATATCTCTCTAATTATGTAATCCGGCATCTGTAAAAGTTTTGGCGATATAAAATAAAGGTTGGCACCAAACTCTGCCAATGCATGTGTTAATGAATGGACGGTTCTTCCATATTTCAGATCTCCAACAAATCCAATGTTAATGTTGTTTAACCTTCCCTTCTCTTTCTTTATGGTATATAAATCCAGAAGAGTCTGCGTTGGGTGCTGGCCAGCACCATCCCCTGCATTAATGACAGGGTGATCTGCAAAATGAGCGGCTAGTTTAGCAGCACCTTCATAAGAATGTCTTATTACTATCACATCTGAATACGCGTCGACCATTCGAATAGTATCTGCAAGTGTTTCTCCCTTTGCAAAAGAAGTGCTTTTGGGATCTGAGAAAGTTATTACATTTCCTCCAAGCTTGAACATACTAGCTTCAAACGACATTTTAGTTCTGGTGCTAGGCTCAAAAAAAAGTGTAGCAAGAACCTTGCCCTTCAATATATCTAAACTGTTTCCATTAACATAGGGAACCATTGTGTCAGCAACTCTGAAAATCTCTTCAATATCATCCTTTTTCAGGTCTTTTATAGAGACTATATCTTTTCCTTTAATCATTATTAACAGTTAATAAAATACTTTGATTTAATATTTTGCAATTTTTATGAATAAAATTCTGGTTGAAAAAATAAAAGCGCGTAAAACACAGAAATAAGTTAGCAAGTAAAATAAAGTTAGCAGTAATCCTCCAGTATTTAGATAGGGGATATATGGACTGTTTTCAATAGATGATTATATATAAGAAATGATTAAAACTGTCAAAGCAAAGCTTTATCATCACAAAAAAGTATTAGAAAAACCTCTTTTTGTTGCAGATTTGTTTGTAACTATTTTTATTAGAAAATATCATTGTGAAAACTGTGAATAGAATTAGACAGAGATCTGAACACATCGCTAAACATGGCGAAGATAGAAATGATAAAAGTAGGAGTGG
This window harbors:
- a CDS encoding translation initiation factor IF-2 subunit beta, which produces MSNIFDYESLLKRAREKMPTLTTSNDRFQIPEADLMIEGKNTIFRNFVEIAKKIDRDPSHLSKFLLRELGTAGILQGDRLIFKGKVSPINVKLKINDYIKIYVLCYECGSPDTMLRKEDRIEILVCKACGASRPVSAKIDIRVQEEKIEEGKIYDLEISDLSRDGDGIARKGEYMIYVPGSKKGQKLKVKIEKIKKNIGFGSIVK
- a CDS encoding pyridoxal phosphate-dependent aminotransferase, translating into MTLSKMVKEQLNSPSPIRQIMKIAERQNIINMGLNPDDLISFGGGWVNHYSPEELRDSYLKVVNDKEEFHKSGAYSATLGTNELRDKLREMEYSIYRMKVNLENIIIGASSTQLTIDLFRTILDPRDSVLFLDPTYANYMGQIGFVDPSIKVRFLQVLDPESWRYFGDKKLIFERLEKEFENNRPKLILFPSPDNPTSQIPDYDFVKSVFKIAKDYNAYVAIDTAYKSQYFSENYPTYFSDGPLDYENLILIESNSKWGRGLGRRLGWVIADSEIINALERVQQATVLCPDTLHQMALYNYLDQNIKNGNLNKYLQKSREMYKKAATVTAKAIEQEIGYPYLKPEGGLYTVMKVPYNGDKFVMDVLKNTGVLFIPGAGFGKSLENGVRISYGPLVLNTSLIEEGMEKVGAYLKK
- a CDS encoding PIN domain-containing protein, whose product is MKVVLDTNILLLPFTTKINLDTELNRLNFTEIYVPTCVVEELKKLAIKNNNAKSALNLIHKYNNVITTKKGDLGVIEASEKLNAAVATNDKELRRILKEKSIIRVIPRQKSYLMVEK
- a CDS encoding DUF120 domain-containing protein — protein: MTFKELDILKYLALKGADKQFITITTNACAKEMNISQQSFSRKILILDKYKYISRSMGVKSQKIKITEEGLTVLKKEMIDYMKIFEMNNNIELEGKVVSGLGEGYYYMKERNYRDQIIKKLNIKPFLGTLNVKVNSEYLPKLELIRAAQGIVIEGFKTEDRSFGDVIAYHAKIEEINAALIIPDRTHYTDTIEIISAIKLRDFFKLKDGDQIKIIINI
- the pyrI gene encoding aspartate carbamoyltransferase regulatory subunit, giving the protein MDEQTLKVQKIKNGIVLDHIDSGFALKVLKILGIEDDIGSTISILMHVSSKSKKFKDIVKIEDRYIGEKEINKISLITTSATVNIIKNYEVTEKYRVQVPKSLKGIVKCSNPSCVTNQNEPIEPEFITISSKPIKIKCKYCEREMDQQDILKNII
- the pyrB gene encoding aspartate carbamoyltransferase codes for the protein MIKGKDIVSIKDLKKDDIEEIFRVADTMVPYVNGNSLDILKGKVLATLFFEPSTRTKMSFEASMFKLGGNVITFSDPKSTSFAKGETLADTIRMVDAYSDVIVIRHSYEGAAKLAAHFADHPVINAGDGAGQHPTQTLLDLYTIKKEKGRLNNINIGFVGDLKYGRTVHSLTHALAEFGANLYFISPKLLQMPDYIIREISDRVNHIVTDNLEEVIKDLDVIYVTRIQKERFGDINEYQKVAGSYIIDRKLLEKAKENVIVMHPLPRINEISTDVDALPNAKYFTQAANGVPIRMALLSMVLGAR